In Zingiber officinale cultivar Zhangliang chromosome 1A, Zo_v1.1, whole genome shotgun sequence, the DNA window TGGCAGAGGGCATGATGTTGATGGTATTCAGATAAAGCCCAAGTCGAGGCATATTTGGATAGACCGCTGCAGCTTACAAGATTATGATGATGGACTAATTGATATCACTCGCGAAAGTACTGATATCACCGTTTCAAGGTGATGTAATATACTAATTTTTCTCTGTGATTATAGATTAATTGTCCTTGTAGAAGTTTCTGTTTCTTTTGGTCTATATTCTGATACACTTGCAGTTGCTTTCCTTCTTTTACTAGCCATCATCACAACATAATGCAGCAATCTTTTCTGAAATTTCTTTCGCAAAATCTGCAACCTTATCAATAAATCTTGTCAATATGGTTTGTTCTTGCAATAGATTAGCATAAAAAAGTTACTTAGTGGTGATCACTGCAAGAATTGCTGTATGCTTCTCATTTCCATGTTTGAACAGATGCCGCTTCGCCAATCATGACAAGACGATGCTTATTGGAGCAGACAAGAGTCATGTTACCGATAGATGTATTCGCGTTACCATTCACCATTGCTTCTTCGATGGAACAAGACAGAGACAACCTCGACTTAGATTTGGCAAAGTTCACCTTTACAACAATTACACAAGAAACTGGAGCATATATGCTGTCTGTGCCAGTGTAGAAGCACAGGTCCTTTCTAATTTAAACTATATAAGCAGTAGCACTTGTTTGTCTGTGTTCTACTCAAATACCCTATTGATCTTTTTCTCTGGGTCCAGATCTTGTCTCAATGCAATATTTATGAAGCAGGACAAAAGAAGTTGGTATTTAGGTACATGCCTGAGAAGGTAATTCTTGTTAGATCACACCATGAATCATGCCTAACAAGTTGGTATTTCATTCTAAATGAGCTTATGAACATTTCATGTTGAATTTATTAAGAATCTAGTGAGCCTTGGTAATTAGATGCATGTTGTTGGCGCAGGCAGCCGATCGGGAAGAGGTGAAGGCGGGTTGGATAAGGTCTGAAGGCGACATGTTTCTGAACGGCACCCAGCTTGGGTTGTTAGATGCTGGTGCTCAAAGTGTTTTCGATCCCTCAGAACATTATCCACCATGGACTGTGGAACCTGCATCACTGGCTCTTAAAGAAGTCCTCCAATTATGCACTGGATGGCAAGCTATCCCAAGGCCAAATGATTGTTGAAGCAATCATGTCTGTTGAACTATGTGATTTCGATGTTTGCAATCTTGGGGGTTTTTTGAAGTAGGTTGTAGATGAATCATAATTCGTGAAGGTCAGTATTCGATTTGATAAGATTTggtttatattcattcaataaaaatataaagaaattTGAATACTAGTGACTTTGGATTAATTgacatttatttatattttgtttgaatataaataatataagagtttataaagttataaaattttaagttatttgtaatatattaaaataaaaagaatatgagttatatatattaaattaatatattttaaaatagttaattgaatttgataaaaaaaattgagttccaaagtttaaataagcatgataagaAAATAACTTCTAAAGTTCTATGTTGAGAGTACGTCGGAACCTTCAAGGAAGTGAAATGGGATTCTCTGGATTATTTTTCTTGGTCCTCTCCTAGACTAAGAAAAGTAGATTGGTGGGAGATAATGGTCCTCATATATTAAATAAGTAGGGGTCATTGCCTCCCATCAATGTAAATATTAGAACAGGAGATTGTCTAGTAGTTGCGAGTACGTCGGAACTCTCTAAGAAGTGGAATGGGATCCTCTGAATcacttttcttgatcctctcctTAGATCAAGAAAAGTCGATTGGTGGGAGATAATGGTTTCCACATGTTAAACAGATAAGGATCATTACCTTTCAGAACCAGGGATGGTCTAATATTTAAGGACCAAAGGATCCTTTCCTTAGGAAGTGGCTAGCCTGTAAGTTAGTTTTCTAACAGAATTTAACAAATTTCAAGATTTTAATTCTATTTGTACTGAAACCTTAAAGATACGAGTGGCAAACTGGACTTTTCAACGAGATGGCGGTTAAAGTCCAGATCCGTTGGATTGTAAATGAAATTACTAATTAATAAATAGTTCAGATTAATTTGTATTTAATTGCTTagcaatgaaaatatttgaaaaagatatttattaaatatttttaaatttcaaatctcCACTATTGAAAAAGAGGATGGAGATTGAGATAAAAGAAATCGTGGAACAAATTTTTGCAGATAGATCTCAGAGTGAgatatttgataaatatattatataaatatttaattgatgatGTAAATATGAGATCATGAATACTCGAGAGAAATATTTATTGTGCTCTTTGATACAAAAGAagatattcataaaaaaaaaaaaagataattccATTATCTTAATGCCCCCTCTTATGGGATATTTACTCCAAAACACGgatgaggaagagaaaagaatctATAGTAAAAAATTATCCttaaagaaagagaagagaaaatgtGAAAAAATCTTTCTTTACATGCTTGTTTATTTTGATAGAAGAAGGtagatatatataatataattttgtaaataaaaaaggtaCATACGTCATTTTTATAGGtatatgatgtaattttgtaagttaatgtatcattttttgatatatgatgtaattttataaataaaaaaaatgtacatacatcatttttttttcatccgCTTCTTTCCCTTTAATTTTGagataattaattttgacttgaaaATCATCCGGTGATGAATTACATTTCttttttatcattaaaattttaatgaaataaatgaCGAAAACTTTTCACtataataattttttcttaattttgatttctaCTCTCCCAAACTCTCTCAAGTAAACTGACCATTAATATCAGCCTCAttgatatgaaaaaaaatgaatatagATATATAAATGTTAGGCGTACGGTAGAATAAAGCATTAAGAAGGCCTTCAAGTCTGTATAAAAGTTTACtatgaattattttaattaaaaaaaattatataaaaggtCCTTTCGAAAGTTTGCTACGAAGAACTCTTCAAGAGCCGAAATTTGTTTGGACTTAGGAAGATCTTcttcaatttatatatatatatatatatatatatatatatatatatatataaaattgaaCGATCCCATGGAAAAAATAAAGATCTTCAAAAAATTAGATCAAAAGGTTGATAAATTTAAACCGTAAAATAAGACCGGCCCTCATGCCGTTGGGCTGTCCCTGCCTACGCCACACGTCAAGACAGTGAGGACCCTGCCTCGGTTTCTGTCAATAAATTAATAACTAGatatgtaaagaaaaaaaatcatggaataaacaaaaataaataaattaatataataaaataatgtGAAATAAAACAAAAAGCTGCAAAACTCATGAATCTTTTAGAAGTGTCGATTATTGAATTCATGAAAAAATTGAGATGCTTTCGTTTTTGAGACAACGcgataatgaatttttaaattatacgaATAGGAACGAATTTATTTTATACGTTgactaaatatatttaaaattatgactATATGTCAATAATCTTAAATGTATTATTTTCTAAATAAATGTATACATTGAGCCTGTCCCCGCCGACtcccataaaataattttataaacagtttgtaattttaattcactttttctattttttggttggttattttttatttaaaaaaatatatccgTGCAAAAGCGCGGGAATTACACTACCTAGTCAGACTAAAACACCATCCACCAGTTATCGCATGAATTAAGCAGATCTAAAAACCTGGCTTTCTTTCAAAATGGAAGGGAGAAATGCGTGCCTGAAACTATGTATCAGGCATTGCTACTCGATGAACTCGTGTGCTGTGGCCTCTGTGTCTGGCTCCTCAAAAAGCTCTTGGTGTATATCGATCCAAAAACAATTCCCTGAACAATAAGTTGTATTAGTCGAAGTACAGAAAGAAATATCAAAATCCAGAAAGAACGAGTAGAAAGTGTTTACAGCTCCAATCAGTTGTTCCCAACTAAGCGGATGAGCGAACCAAATGCAAGAAAGTAAGATGCTGACCAGCTAAAAAGATGTCCAAACATATGATTAGTACAGAAGTTGGACAAGGTTCgcagatattttattttcttaaacaaCTCACCTGTCTGGTGGTCATGATGGTAGCAAATGTAAGAGCCCCGAAATTGCGAATTGTGTAAGAAATAAAAAACTGGCTAACAGTTGCTACCTGTGAACATTTGGTATGCCAAAAGAAAAAACATCGGGAGTATCTGTCAGAAACCTTCGCGTTTAGATCAAGCGCGTCATATCTAAAGACGCAAGACCTCGGAGGCGCAGTGCTAACTAATGTCCAAGCAACCATGAGAGCAGAAAGGGAAGGCGAAGGGAACTTGGGTAAAATATGCTTACAGTGGATAGAAGTGCTACATCGTAGAAGCAATCTTGGTGCTTGAACATGAAATTTATTGCTGAAAGAAGATGACCCTGTAGAATGAGTCCTGTAGAGAAAACCAACGACTGGTTAAATAAAATTCTAATGCAACTGCAGAGGCAAGAAAATGTAGCCCCTCAATAATGTAAAAAGGAAACCAAGAGAATTGGTATTTCCAGATggaaaaaatgagaaaaatattaacGAGAATGCCAATAACAATCAAGGTGATGCTTGCTACAACACCCAATGGTCATTTAGATAGATTAGCATATAGCAAACAGTTCATATAAAAGGGAGAGCATATGGGTTGCACATATAACTGGGAAGAAAACAAGTCAGCTAGAGATGATTGCAAGTAAAGCTACTCTAAATTGAGATTAGACTGTAAACCAAGCCCTCAGAAGGCCCCTTTCAGCTCAGGACTTCAGTATCATTTGTGTTATTAAATTATATCATTACTAAGCCTAGTAGTTTGATCTACTACACCATTGTGGTTGAGGCATTatgcttaaattaaaataataaaagggGGAGTGCGAAGAGTATGGATATAAGTCGGTCTATTTCCTATGCTTGAGCTTTTGGAATGAGAAGTCAGCCAACTTTAAATAGTCATACCCATGACAAGAAACATCTATAGACGGAAGCAAGAAAAAGATGATGAGCATGCTAGTTTTGCACTTTCAGATAGGTAGTATTCTGCTAATCATATGCTAAACTTTCCATATGTTGATAGTCCCACAGCAACAAGATAAAAACTGAATTCATTTAGCAATATAATGGAAAAGCATTTTCAAACCTATATTAAAATCACATGCCTAATCATTTGTTCTTAGACATCAATACAATTTAGAAAATGAGATTCCAGAACTCTGCTTTTGCATCTGCAAAGAATCATGTAATTAGTCAAATCAGAGGACACTACTCAACAAAGGTTACACATGATTGATTTGCATAAAACAAATGATTTTCTGTTTTCAAAAAAAGAAACTATTACAGAAAGGTACGTAAGACAGTTGACCAGTGGTATGATTTTAAGCAATTCATTTTGAAGTGCAAGAATATAATGAATTTTACCGGTTAAACTGAGGAGACATGAACAAACTGTTGTGTAGAATATCTGATTATGTATTTCCATGTCATAACCTCTAAAAAGTTTGTCTTGAAATGTACTGGTGAAACCATCAAACCTGGAAAACATAAATGAAGAATGAGAAACTGGAATGTGACAATATGAACAATATTAATCACAGAATACTGGCAAATGTGACAATGTGACCTATAGTAATCAAAAAAATGCTGGCAACGAAACTAGCATATATCCATCACCAAATGAACTTCTAGTATTTATCAGAATAGTATTCTATAACATAGTACACTTATGTAAAGAGGGGTTGAAGACAGCTAGTAGTCCCTCAAGAGCTTAGACAGTGAACATATTTCAAATAAAAGCTAATCTAGCTAATCTGGCTTGAATCCTAAAATTATCAGAAACTTGTCTATCAAAAGGGTATGCTACTTTCAAAATCATAGAATTCCTAgcgatagaaaaaaaaatatggaaataTAATGTGCCAACTAAAACATTAATTCTATTTAAAATAGTGATGTAAGTTAAACAAGGACATACAACATAAAGTGCCATGATAAGAAGATACGTCAACCCAAAGAACAGTGTTCCAAGAAACTACTAATGATTGTTAAAAGTCTTCAGAGCAATAATATCCAGAtaaataatttgttactaatGATTGGTGTATTAAAACCAATGTTAATACTACTAGGAATTATAAGTCATGTAGGTTTAGACCCATATTAGATGTTTTAGGACCAGGGTCCAAGTTGAGTCCTATATTTAACTTGTCATGGTTATCTCATACAACAAACAGTACAATATCTCTTTTATCCAAATTTAACAACCAGAGTACAAAAGAAATCAGATTCCTTCTATTATAGACACAAACATAATGAAACTAGAAACTAGTAAGGGTATACCCAAGATAACCAAGCATAAGACTAATTCCCCAGATAGTGCTTTCTCTTCCAGTATTATACGGGGTAATATCAGTTGATGCCTACAATGGAGAAGTTACATCAGACTTATTTAGagaatcttcaaaaaaaaaaagtcaactcCAGGCATTTGATCCTTGCATCTATAGATAAGATTGATATTATGAAGATCATGTATTAAACACAAATAACAACTTATTTATATAGTGACATGGAAGGTACATCTTAGCATACCCATAAGAAGAACTTGTAAGATGCAACAGAAAGATGCCTGATAGAATTGCAAAAGGTAGCAATCTAGCATAGACCTATAGGATCTTCTTAACACAGCATGCTTATGACAATA includes these proteins:
- the LOC122015833 gene encoding probable pectate lyase 4; this translates as MGALPYAHVDTSLRALAGQAEGFGRFAIGGLHGPVYYVTSLADDGPGSLREACHIREPLWIVFEVSGTIHLSSYLRVSSYKTIDGRGQRIKLTGKGLQLKECEHVIVCDLEFEGGRGHDVDGIQIKPKSRHIWIDRCSLQDYDDGLIDITRESTDITVSRCRFANHDKTMLIGADKSHVTDRCIRVTIHHCFFDGTRQRQPRLRFGKVHLYNNYTRNWSIYAVCASVEAQILSQCNIYEAGQKKLVFRYMPEKAADREEVKAGWIRSEGDMFLNGTQLGLLDAGAQSVFDPSEHYPPWTVEPASLALKEVLQLCTGWQAIPRPNDC
- the LOC122015842 gene encoding UDP-galactose/UDP-glucose transporter 5B-like, which gives rise to MAELLGAAQVKENRVFKCAFAVFGIMSSLLIYGILQEKIMRIPYGINKEYFRYSLFLVFCNRIMTSAVSAGVLLASKKSLDPVAPMYKYCAVSISNILTTTCQYEALKYVSFPVQTLAKCAKMIPVMVWGTLIMQKKYNGKDYLFALLVTIGCAVFILYPASTDITPYNTGRESTIWGISLMLGYLGFDGFTSTFQDKLFRGYDMEIHNQIFYTTVCSCLLSLTGLILQGHLLSAINFMFKHQDCFYDVALLSTVATVSQFFISYTIRNFGALTFATIMTTRQLVSILLSCIWFAHPLSWEQLIGAGIVFGSIYTKSFLRSQTQRPQHTSSSSSNA